The proteins below are encoded in one region of Apium graveolens cultivar Ventura chromosome 4, ASM990537v1, whole genome shotgun sequence:
- the LOC141721685 gene encoding G-type lectin S-receptor-like serine/threonine-protein kinase At4g27290 isoform X2, with product MPASEITDTITANQTIRDGQTVASARGEFEMGFFSPKGNPQNRYFGIWYKKISNGTIIWVANRESPVFNTSGVVRVSSRGIVVSTNQSTDSMWTSNFSGAVKNPVAQLLDSGNLVFRDENEQHNFLWQSFDHPVDNILPGMKLGYNLVTGIDRYFLPWKNDDNPAPDNYIYRLDKNGYPQLLLWKDSDPWYRIGPWIGSRFSGIPVLKPNGIYTSRFVITETEVYYVFDLVNTAESSAITRWKLTPDAVSTRFIWNREKNEWIPYLTLQMSDCDRYGLCGPNGVCNINKSPMCECMEGFDPKSPEDWARSYWTDGCSRRVQLECGNGDGFMKYTGVKLPDTRWSWYSMSMNLTECKEKCLKDCNCTAYSNTDIRDGGSGCLLWFGGLNDMRGYLEDGQDLYVRMPVSELKNSRKHSRQKRRVWFILILVFAVLAGILCLFLLYRIRKKGINRAEEETTIAGKDLDLPIYSFMQIAKATDNFSNNRQLGKGGFGTVYKGILEGGQEIAVKRLSKDSRQGLDEFMNEVSCIAKLQHRNLVMLVGCCIEEGERLLIYEYLPNKSLDYYIFDKNTSKSLNWLKRYNIIVGIARGLLYLHQDSRLKIIHRDLKASNILLDHEMNPKISDFGLARTFGESETPASTTRVVGTHGYMSPEYAFDGLFSVKSDVYSFGVSLLEVIAGKRNRGFVHSDNGHNLIGHVWKMYAEGNLLEVVDSVILESSNQHEVFRVIQIGLLCVQEYPEDRPNMSSTIMMLTRDDALPVPKQPGFFSERKSCPETGSSTEASTMNTISVSYFAAR from the exons ATGCCGGCGTCCGAAATAA CAGACACCATAACTGCAAATCAAACCATTCGCGATGGACAAACCGTTGCTTCAGCACGCGGGGAGTTTGAAATGGGATTTTTCAGCCCCAAAGGCAATCCCCAGAATCGATATTTCGGTATATGGTACAAGAAGATATCAAATGGAACAATTATATGGGTGGCTAATAGAGAGTCTCCGGTTTTTAATACTTCAGGCGTTGTAAGGGTCAGTAGCAGGGGAATTGTTGTAAGTACTAATCAGAGTACTGATAGCATGTGGACGTCGAATTTTTCAGGAGCAGTAAAGAATCCGGTGGCTCAGCTATTAGATTCAGGGAACCTTGTTTTCCGAGATGAAAACGAGCAACATAATTTCTTGTGGCAAAGTTTTGATCATCCCGTGGATAATATTCTACCAGGGATGAAACTTGGATATAATTTAGTAACTGGCATAGACAGGTACTTTTTACCATGGAAAAATGATGATAATCCAGCCCCTGATAACTATATTTATCGGCttgataaaaatggttatccacaGCTACTTTTGTGGAAAGATTCAGATCCTTGGTACAGAATTGGACCTTGGATTGGCTCAAGATTTAGTGGCATTCCTGTCCTGAAGCCTAATGGAATCTACACATCAAGATTTGTCATAACTGAAACGGAAGTCTATTATGTTTTCGATCTTGTCAATACTGCTGAATCTAGTGCTATTACAAGGTGGAAACTGACACCAGATGCTGTATCAACTCGTTTTATATGGAACAGAGAGAAAAACGAGTGGATACCATATCTGACTTTACAAATGAGCGATTGTGATCGTTATGGACTTTGTGGACCAAATGGTGTTTGCAACATTAACAAGTCTCCTATGTGTGAATGTATGGAAGGATTTGATCCGAAAAGCCCAGAAGACTGGGCACGATCATATTGGACTGATGGTTGTTCTCGCAGAGTTCAACTAGAATGTGGAAACGGAGATGGTTTCATGAAGTATACTGGTGTAAAATTGCCAGATACGCGATGGTCATGGTATAGCATGAGCATGAACCTTACAGAATGCAAGGAGAAGTGCCTGAAGGATTGCAATTGTACAGCGTATTCAAATACAGATATTCGAGATGGGGGAAGTGGATGCTTGTTATGGTTTGGTGGCTTGAATGATATGCGAGGCTACTTAGAGGATGGACAAGATCTTTATGTAAGAATGCCCGTGTCCGAATTAA AAAACAGCAGGAAACATTCCAGACAAAAGAGACGAGTGTGGTTCATATTAATTCTTGTTTTTGCAGTACTAGCCGGTATACTTTGTCTCTTCCTATTGTATAGAATCAGGAAAAAAGGGATTAACAGAGCAG AAGAAGAGACAACTATAGCAGGGAAAGACTTAGATTTACCTATATATAGCTTCATGCAAATTGCAAAAGCCACGGACAATTTCTCCAACAACAGGCAGCTTGGCAAAGGTGGATTTGGGACTGTATACAAG GGGATTTTGGAAGGGGGACAAGAAATAGCTGTGAAGAGGCTCTCGAAGGATTCAAGACAGGGTTTGGACGAATTCATGAATGAAGTTTCATGCATAGCTAAACTTCAACATAGGAATCTTGTGATGCTTGTTGGGTGCTGCATTGAGGAAGGGGAGAGGCTGTTGATCTACGAATATTTGCCTAACAAAAGTTTAGATTATTATATATTCG ATAAAAATACAAGCAAGTCATTAAACTGGCTGAAGAGGTACAACATTATTGTTGGTATTGCAAGGGGGCTACTCTATCTTCACCAGGATTCCAGGCTAAAAATTATCCATAGAGATCTCAAAGCCAGCAATATTTTACTAGATCATGAAATGAACCCGAAAATCTCAGACTTTGGATTGGCTAGAACTTTTGGAGAGAGTGAAACTCCAGCAAGTACAACAAGAGTGGTTGGGACACA CGGATACATGTCCCCGGAGTATGCCTTCGACGGACTGTTCTCAGTTAAGTCTGATGTCTATAGCTTCGGGGTATCACTTCTAGAGGTAATAGCAGGGAAGAGAAACAGAGGTTTTGTTCATTCAGATAACGGCCATAATCTCATTGGACAT GTATGGAAAATGTACGCTGAGGGTAATCTTTTGGAAGTGGTTGATAGTGTGATCTTGGAGTCAAGTAATCAACATGAAGTATTTCGAGTTATTCAAATTGGTTTATTGTGCGTGCAAGAGTATCCAGAAGACAGGCCAAACATGTCATCGACGATCATGATGCTGACTAGGGATGATGCATTGCCTGTTCCTAAACAGCCCGGGTTTTTCTCGGAGAGAAAGAGCTGTCCTGAAACAGGCTCTTCAACAGAAGCCTCTACCATGAACACCATTAGTGTGTCATATTTTGCAGCTAGATAG
- the LOC141721685 gene encoding G-type lectin S-receptor-like serine/threonine-protein kinase At4g27290 isoform X1: MQTQDNKIFTRKSKATMESILLCTCLLSVLMFNSAADTITANQTIRDGQTVASARGEFEMGFFSPKGNPQNRYFGIWYKKISNGTIIWVANRESPVFNTSGVVRVSSRGIVVSTNQSTDSMWTSNFSGAVKNPVAQLLDSGNLVFRDENEQHNFLWQSFDHPVDNILPGMKLGYNLVTGIDRYFLPWKNDDNPAPDNYIYRLDKNGYPQLLLWKDSDPWYRIGPWIGSRFSGIPVLKPNGIYTSRFVITETEVYYVFDLVNTAESSAITRWKLTPDAVSTRFIWNREKNEWIPYLTLQMSDCDRYGLCGPNGVCNINKSPMCECMEGFDPKSPEDWARSYWTDGCSRRVQLECGNGDGFMKYTGVKLPDTRWSWYSMSMNLTECKEKCLKDCNCTAYSNTDIRDGGSGCLLWFGGLNDMRGYLEDGQDLYVRMPVSELKNSRKHSRQKRRVWFILILVFAVLAGILCLFLLYRIRKKGINRAEEETTIAGKDLDLPIYSFMQIAKATDNFSNNRQLGKGGFGTVYKGILEGGQEIAVKRLSKDSRQGLDEFMNEVSCIAKLQHRNLVMLVGCCIEEGERLLIYEYLPNKSLDYYIFDKNTSKSLNWLKRYNIIVGIARGLLYLHQDSRLKIIHRDLKASNILLDHEMNPKISDFGLARTFGESETPASTTRVVGTHGYMSPEYAFDGLFSVKSDVYSFGVSLLEVIAGKRNRGFVHSDNGHNLIGHVWKMYAEGNLLEVVDSVILESSNQHEVFRVIQIGLLCVQEYPEDRPNMSSTIMMLTRDDALPVPKQPGFFSERKSCPETGSSTEASTMNTISVSYFAAR, translated from the exons ATGCAAACACAAGATAATAAGATATTCACAAGAAAAAGCAAAGCAACAATGGAAAGCATTTTGTTGTGCACATGTTTACTCTCAGTCTTAATGTTTAACTCTGCAGCAGACACCATAACTGCAAATCAAACCATTCGCGATGGACAAACCGTTGCTTCAGCACGCGGGGAGTTTGAAATGGGATTTTTCAGCCCCAAAGGCAATCCCCAGAATCGATATTTCGGTATATGGTACAAGAAGATATCAAATGGAACAATTATATGGGTGGCTAATAGAGAGTCTCCGGTTTTTAATACTTCAGGCGTTGTAAGGGTCAGTAGCAGGGGAATTGTTGTAAGTACTAATCAGAGTACTGATAGCATGTGGACGTCGAATTTTTCAGGAGCAGTAAAGAATCCGGTGGCTCAGCTATTAGATTCAGGGAACCTTGTTTTCCGAGATGAAAACGAGCAACATAATTTCTTGTGGCAAAGTTTTGATCATCCCGTGGATAATATTCTACCAGGGATGAAACTTGGATATAATTTAGTAACTGGCATAGACAGGTACTTTTTACCATGGAAAAATGATGATAATCCAGCCCCTGATAACTATATTTATCGGCttgataaaaatggttatccacaGCTACTTTTGTGGAAAGATTCAGATCCTTGGTACAGAATTGGACCTTGGATTGGCTCAAGATTTAGTGGCATTCCTGTCCTGAAGCCTAATGGAATCTACACATCAAGATTTGTCATAACTGAAACGGAAGTCTATTATGTTTTCGATCTTGTCAATACTGCTGAATCTAGTGCTATTACAAGGTGGAAACTGACACCAGATGCTGTATCAACTCGTTTTATATGGAACAGAGAGAAAAACGAGTGGATACCATATCTGACTTTACAAATGAGCGATTGTGATCGTTATGGACTTTGTGGACCAAATGGTGTTTGCAACATTAACAAGTCTCCTATGTGTGAATGTATGGAAGGATTTGATCCGAAAAGCCCAGAAGACTGGGCACGATCATATTGGACTGATGGTTGTTCTCGCAGAGTTCAACTAGAATGTGGAAACGGAGATGGTTTCATGAAGTATACTGGTGTAAAATTGCCAGATACGCGATGGTCATGGTATAGCATGAGCATGAACCTTACAGAATGCAAGGAGAAGTGCCTGAAGGATTGCAATTGTACAGCGTATTCAAATACAGATATTCGAGATGGGGGAAGTGGATGCTTGTTATGGTTTGGTGGCTTGAATGATATGCGAGGCTACTTAGAGGATGGACAAGATCTTTATGTAAGAATGCCCGTGTCCGAATTAA AAAACAGCAGGAAACATTCCAGACAAAAGAGACGAGTGTGGTTCATATTAATTCTTGTTTTTGCAGTACTAGCCGGTATACTTTGTCTCTTCCTATTGTATAGAATCAGGAAAAAAGGGATTAACAGAGCAG AAGAAGAGACAACTATAGCAGGGAAAGACTTAGATTTACCTATATATAGCTTCATGCAAATTGCAAAAGCCACGGACAATTTCTCCAACAACAGGCAGCTTGGCAAAGGTGGATTTGGGACTGTATACAAG GGGATTTTGGAAGGGGGACAAGAAATAGCTGTGAAGAGGCTCTCGAAGGATTCAAGACAGGGTTTGGACGAATTCATGAATGAAGTTTCATGCATAGCTAAACTTCAACATAGGAATCTTGTGATGCTTGTTGGGTGCTGCATTGAGGAAGGGGAGAGGCTGTTGATCTACGAATATTTGCCTAACAAAAGTTTAGATTATTATATATTCG ATAAAAATACAAGCAAGTCATTAAACTGGCTGAAGAGGTACAACATTATTGTTGGTATTGCAAGGGGGCTACTCTATCTTCACCAGGATTCCAGGCTAAAAATTATCCATAGAGATCTCAAAGCCAGCAATATTTTACTAGATCATGAAATGAACCCGAAAATCTCAGACTTTGGATTGGCTAGAACTTTTGGAGAGAGTGAAACTCCAGCAAGTACAACAAGAGTGGTTGGGACACA CGGATACATGTCCCCGGAGTATGCCTTCGACGGACTGTTCTCAGTTAAGTCTGATGTCTATAGCTTCGGGGTATCACTTCTAGAGGTAATAGCAGGGAAGAGAAACAGAGGTTTTGTTCATTCAGATAACGGCCATAATCTCATTGGACAT GTATGGAAAATGTACGCTGAGGGTAATCTTTTGGAAGTGGTTGATAGTGTGATCTTGGAGTCAAGTAATCAACATGAAGTATTTCGAGTTATTCAAATTGGTTTATTGTGCGTGCAAGAGTATCCAGAAGACAGGCCAAACATGTCATCGACGATCATGATGCTGACTAGGGATGATGCATTGCCTGTTCCTAAACAGCCCGGGTTTTTCTCGGAGAGAAAGAGCTGTCCTGAAACAGGCTCTTCAACAGAAGCCTCTACCATGAACACCATTAGTGTGTCATATTTTGCAGCTAGATAG
- the LOC141721685 gene encoding G-type lectin S-receptor-like serine/threonine-protein kinase At4g27290 isoform X3, with protein MGFFSPKGNPQNRYFGIWYKKISNGTIIWVANRESPVFNTSGVVRVSSRGIVVSTNQSTDSMWTSNFSGAVKNPVAQLLDSGNLVFRDENEQHNFLWQSFDHPVDNILPGMKLGYNLVTGIDRYFLPWKNDDNPAPDNYIYRLDKNGYPQLLLWKDSDPWYRIGPWIGSRFSGIPVLKPNGIYTSRFVITETEVYYVFDLVNTAESSAITRWKLTPDAVSTRFIWNREKNEWIPYLTLQMSDCDRYGLCGPNGVCNINKSPMCECMEGFDPKSPEDWARSYWTDGCSRRVQLECGNGDGFMKYTGVKLPDTRWSWYSMSMNLTECKEKCLKDCNCTAYSNTDIRDGGSGCLLWFGGLNDMRGYLEDGQDLYVRMPVSELKNSRKHSRQKRRVWFILILVFAVLAGILCLFLLYRIRKKGINRAEEETTIAGKDLDLPIYSFMQIAKATDNFSNNRQLGKGGFGTVYKGILEGGQEIAVKRLSKDSRQGLDEFMNEVSCIAKLQHRNLVMLVGCCIEEGERLLIYEYLPNKSLDYYIFDKNTSKSLNWLKRYNIIVGIARGLLYLHQDSRLKIIHRDLKASNILLDHEMNPKISDFGLARTFGESETPASTTRVVGTHGYMSPEYAFDGLFSVKSDVYSFGVSLLEVIAGKRNRGFVHSDNGHNLIGHVWKMYAEGNLLEVVDSVILESSNQHEVFRVIQIGLLCVQEYPEDRPNMSSTIMMLTRDDALPVPKQPGFFSERKSCPETGSSTEASTMNTISVSYFAAR; from the exons ATGGGATTTTTCAGCCCCAAAGGCAATCCCCAGAATCGATATTTCGGTATATGGTACAAGAAGATATCAAATGGAACAATTATATGGGTGGCTAATAGAGAGTCTCCGGTTTTTAATACTTCAGGCGTTGTAAGGGTCAGTAGCAGGGGAATTGTTGTAAGTACTAATCAGAGTACTGATAGCATGTGGACGTCGAATTTTTCAGGAGCAGTAAAGAATCCGGTGGCTCAGCTATTAGATTCAGGGAACCTTGTTTTCCGAGATGAAAACGAGCAACATAATTTCTTGTGGCAAAGTTTTGATCATCCCGTGGATAATATTCTACCAGGGATGAAACTTGGATATAATTTAGTAACTGGCATAGACAGGTACTTTTTACCATGGAAAAATGATGATAATCCAGCCCCTGATAACTATATTTATCGGCttgataaaaatggttatccacaGCTACTTTTGTGGAAAGATTCAGATCCTTGGTACAGAATTGGACCTTGGATTGGCTCAAGATTTAGTGGCATTCCTGTCCTGAAGCCTAATGGAATCTACACATCAAGATTTGTCATAACTGAAACGGAAGTCTATTATGTTTTCGATCTTGTCAATACTGCTGAATCTAGTGCTATTACAAGGTGGAAACTGACACCAGATGCTGTATCAACTCGTTTTATATGGAACAGAGAGAAAAACGAGTGGATACCATATCTGACTTTACAAATGAGCGATTGTGATCGTTATGGACTTTGTGGACCAAATGGTGTTTGCAACATTAACAAGTCTCCTATGTGTGAATGTATGGAAGGATTTGATCCGAAAAGCCCAGAAGACTGGGCACGATCATATTGGACTGATGGTTGTTCTCGCAGAGTTCAACTAGAATGTGGAAACGGAGATGGTTTCATGAAGTATACTGGTGTAAAATTGCCAGATACGCGATGGTCATGGTATAGCATGAGCATGAACCTTACAGAATGCAAGGAGAAGTGCCTGAAGGATTGCAATTGTACAGCGTATTCAAATACAGATATTCGAGATGGGGGAAGTGGATGCTTGTTATGGTTTGGTGGCTTGAATGATATGCGAGGCTACTTAGAGGATGGACAAGATCTTTATGTAAGAATGCCCGTGTCCGAATTAA AAAACAGCAGGAAACATTCCAGACAAAAGAGACGAGTGTGGTTCATATTAATTCTTGTTTTTGCAGTACTAGCCGGTATACTTTGTCTCTTCCTATTGTATAGAATCAGGAAAAAAGGGATTAACAGAGCAG AAGAAGAGACAACTATAGCAGGGAAAGACTTAGATTTACCTATATATAGCTTCATGCAAATTGCAAAAGCCACGGACAATTTCTCCAACAACAGGCAGCTTGGCAAAGGTGGATTTGGGACTGTATACAAG GGGATTTTGGAAGGGGGACAAGAAATAGCTGTGAAGAGGCTCTCGAAGGATTCAAGACAGGGTTTGGACGAATTCATGAATGAAGTTTCATGCATAGCTAAACTTCAACATAGGAATCTTGTGATGCTTGTTGGGTGCTGCATTGAGGAAGGGGAGAGGCTGTTGATCTACGAATATTTGCCTAACAAAAGTTTAGATTATTATATATTCG ATAAAAATACAAGCAAGTCATTAAACTGGCTGAAGAGGTACAACATTATTGTTGGTATTGCAAGGGGGCTACTCTATCTTCACCAGGATTCCAGGCTAAAAATTATCCATAGAGATCTCAAAGCCAGCAATATTTTACTAGATCATGAAATGAACCCGAAAATCTCAGACTTTGGATTGGCTAGAACTTTTGGAGAGAGTGAAACTCCAGCAAGTACAACAAGAGTGGTTGGGACACA CGGATACATGTCCCCGGAGTATGCCTTCGACGGACTGTTCTCAGTTAAGTCTGATGTCTATAGCTTCGGGGTATCACTTCTAGAGGTAATAGCAGGGAAGAGAAACAGAGGTTTTGTTCATTCAGATAACGGCCATAATCTCATTGGACAT GTATGGAAAATGTACGCTGAGGGTAATCTTTTGGAAGTGGTTGATAGTGTGATCTTGGAGTCAAGTAATCAACATGAAGTATTTCGAGTTATTCAAATTGGTTTATTGTGCGTGCAAGAGTATCCAGAAGACAGGCCAAACATGTCATCGACGATCATGATGCTGACTAGGGATGATGCATTGCCTGTTCCTAAACAGCCCGGGTTTTTCTCGGAGAGAAAGAGCTGTCCTGAAACAGGCTCTTCAACAGAAGCCTCTACCATGAACACCATTAGTGTGTCATATTTTGCAGCTAGATAG